The Microbacterium luteum genome includes a region encoding these proteins:
- a CDS encoding DUF5134 domain-containing protein, with product MIAAPWNIILTIAFVFTGLVCLIDLAPRLTRTRRKGKPFDGEILVDINHILMSAAMIWMSWSMESELALWVQVGVFAVLTLALVPFPVRARTATGRVDLVGHLTLNAAMIWMLAAMPLLMADMHMPMDVGDGDAMGMDGQMPMGDAAPMMMGTPMWVDVVNVVFVALSAATMLWWLFRLIRSGHHRLHATCHAVMAAGMGVMLVLMNG from the coding sequence GTGATCGCTGCTCCGTGGAACATCATCCTGACCATCGCTTTCGTGTTCACCGGCCTGGTCTGCCTGATCGACCTCGCACCCCGGCTGACGAGGACGCGTCGGAAGGGAAAGCCGTTCGACGGGGAGATCCTGGTCGACATCAACCACATCCTGATGTCGGCCGCGATGATCTGGATGTCCTGGTCGATGGAGTCCGAGCTCGCACTCTGGGTGCAGGTCGGGGTTTTCGCGGTGCTCACCCTCGCCCTCGTGCCTTTTCCGGTCCGCGCCCGTACCGCCACAGGGCGCGTCGACCTGGTGGGGCACCTCACCCTGAACGCCGCGATGATCTGGATGCTCGCCGCAATGCCGCTGCTCATGGCCGACATGCACATGCCCATGGATGTGGGTGACGGCGACGCGATGGGCATGGACGGTCAGATGCCGATGGGTGACGCCGCCCCGATGATGATGGGCACCCCGATGTGGGTCGACGTCGTCAACGTTGTCTTCGTCGCGCTCAGCGCCGCGACCATGCTGTGGTGGCTCTTCCGGCTGATCCGTAGTGGCCACCACCGCCTGCACGCCACCTGCCATGCCGTGATGGCTGCCGGCATGGGCGTCATGCTCGTGCTGATGAACGGCTGA